The Pogona vitticeps strain Pit_001003342236 chromosome 7, PviZW2.1, whole genome shotgun sequence genome segment tcgctgattcacttatccgggGTGTGAAAATATTCAAACTCTTataagaaaaatcctagaaatatatgtatttctgaggatgaagttactagaactggccattagagggagccagagagcatgctatgtatagcatttactGTTATACTACTGTTctctataatccacatttttcagcatctgcggggggCTTGGAACCCATTCCCCAGGGATATACATCTTtatatatatctttattaatatatatttctaggatttttctattaatgtttttcttctttttagacacggaacaagtgaatcagtggatactgatcctgcagataaggggggtcctactgtagttctTCTCAGGGAAGGGGCTGGATTTTGGTTTGTTGCTTCCGTCGGCGAGTGCTTTGTGCTCCAAACTTTGCAGACTTTGAAAAGGAAGGGTGTCGGCCTCGAAGGCCTGGGGGCGGACGTCGGAGGGGCTTCCGGACCTCCCGGGTATCCGaggcagcttggggagagtgcgGGTCTCAGGCTGGCACCGCCAAAGCTTAGGGTGAGTAACTGCTGAACTGGTCGCTTTGAGGCTTCCTTCCAGAGCAAAAGGTACCTGGGTACTCCATGGGCCGACCTCCAAAAGATGGAGGCCTGAGTCCACCTCGAGCCGGCTCCCTGGGGCTGCcgagatcaaactcaggttgtgcgCAGAGGCTTCACTGCGGCGCTGCCGTCAAACCACGGCACCGCGAGGCACTTGGGTTTCTGAGTGATGAGTTCGAGAGCTGCTGTTAGCTGCCTTCCCTCTAACCTCTCTGTTCTTTTGGTCTTCTTGGCAGCCGGCCACGTCTTCATCTCATCTTGAGGGTCCCCCCACAGAAACCCCCCTCTCTGGGGCCAAGCAGTGGGCAAGCAGCCCTGGGAATGCCCCTCTTCCACAGGCGTTTCCACCTGCTCTCCCCAAACCCTACGGCCGGGTTTCTAGACTCTCTCAAGCGACAGGTAGGTTTCTCAGGGCGACTCTCGCTGAAACTGTACAAGACAATGGGGTTCTGGCATGCCAAGGCCTAAGTGTGCATGGTTAAAATGAGAGCCATGGCTTTTTGGATTATATATAAAAGAGGATCTTTCTATCCACAGGGAATCGGTTTcaagaccttcccccccccacaaccgccccacggatgctgaaaaggGTGGATTATAGCAACTGCTACTGTATTAGAATAGTAAATGCTCTAATGaagaagttaccagaactggccactagagggaggcagagacgaTGCTATGTGTAGAGTCTACACATGGCATAGTCTCtacctccctctagtggccagttctggtagcttcctcattagaaatactgtatatttttctgggaatctttttatatatataaaaagatttTTCATCTTTTCAGACCATTGATTcatgaatcagtggatatggaTCCCCTGGGtcaagggggtcctgctgtaaaATGTCCCCCCAAATGGCTCAATAAACCATCAATGGTGGCTGGTTTAAATTGGTTTTCTTGGTCGCACTAGGTGTGAGCTCGCCCAGCGTCCCTGTCTCTCATCCCCAGCTTGTGCTTGGCCTCTTTTCTGCTCCTGCAGGTATCAGAGGACCCATCGTCCCCCACAGCCAGCTCAGCCACATGGTGTTGAGCAAAACCCCTCCGCCACTGCATGGGGAAGCCAATCACCGTTGGATGGAAGGGCCCCGGTCCTGCGCCGGAAGCATCCGAGGGCCTGACGTGAGTCCGTACGAGTGTTCAGGCATGCTTCTCATCCTGGAAAGATTGCTGGGCAAACCTAATAAAAGCGGGGATGGTGGTGGAAGGACATCCCGTATCCCTCGGGCTGAAAATCAGCACCGCCTCGAGTCTTTtccaggagaaaagtggggtaaaaaatctttttaataaaTTTAAATGATCAATGAACCGCCAggaggcaaaaggaaaacagacaaAAAGCCAACCAATAGCAGGTTCTCATCTTCCACCAGGAAACCCATAAATCAAAGGTGGGAAAGGGTgtttctcccccaccctttttACAGTCAAGAGAAATACAGTTGGACCCccgtatccacgggatcagtatccgcggACTCCcttatccacagcctgaaaatattaaggATATTAAAAGGATGATAGATTTAGGAGTGCTCCCAGATAAACCAGCCTTGGTGGACTTGAAGGTTGTGGGTGTTTTAATCCCTAGGAACATATTTTCTCTAAACTCCAGGTTGGCCcaacctgaccccccccccatctcctgttttttctccccacagggtTCAGCCCCTTCTGGCCTCCAAGGGAGAAGCTCCGTGCTGCTCACGCGAAGCTCCTGCCTCCCAGGTCACAGTCTTCCGGGTGACTCCTTCCTGTCCTCCGGCCCTGCAGGTACGGTTTGGGAATAAAGGATGTGGCCGTGTTTTGAAATTTTGGCTCAATTCCTTGTGCTGCGCAAGCTGAAGTGCAGGGGTTCACGGAGCTCAATAGCGTCACGTTCCCTGGAGcagtccacccccttttctcatccACTAGCGCTTAGAATCATAGAGGGATTGCcaccatccccccccaaaaaaagtctcaAAAACTCACTCCGAGACATTCAAGGAAGACAGAACAAAAGGTTCCATTACTGATGATTGAACAGCTCAAACGGCCAACCGACAAACGCGACTGCTTTTAACTAAGACTTCACCAGATTCACAGCTTCcaatggacaaaaaaaaaggagggggggaagaagacactgggcagagaggcggggctctccaAGGCAGAGAAAACGATTGGTTCATGCTGTTTTGTGATGgaccactccccccccctccagcccagaaatgtccctccttCCCAAagcagcctgcgaggttgcagAACCTCCAAGTGAAGACTGGGAAAGGAAGGATCGTGATTGGCTcttgctttcttcctctcctcccgaCCCCACGGATTGCCTTTTCAGAGTTTGCTCCGGAGGAGAGCCGATCCCCCGCCTCCGGCATGCAGGCAAAGCCCACCGCTCTGTGGGAGCCCCGAGACAAGGTCATGATCACGCTCCAGGCTCTGGGGTAAGAGGTCAAGAAGGGAAGGCAGGCACCCTCAAGAGATGCAATTCCCACCCTCGCCAGCAGAGGCACACTTTGTACAGGATCGAGGCAGGGCAGGACACCCGGGCCAGAAGTCCCGAGAGCCTCTCGGGGAGGGAGACCTCGGCAGGAGAGTTTTCATGCTTCCCCTGTGTGGCTCGGAGGCATACACTgggacacccccacacacaccccgtatccactgattcacttagcTGCCGtctgaaaaacattaaaagaaaaatcctacaaATGTATacattgttgttagccgctcagagtggtacagatgtatcagatgagcgggatataaatcaaataaataaataaataaataaataaataaatatatttgtatatttctaaAGAGGAAGTTACTAGAACTAGCCACaagagggcaccagagaccaGACGATGTATAGCCTTTGCTAGAAATATTTCTATCATGTCATTACCTGAACTAGCCATTAGAGGGAGCTGGAGATCATGCTATGAGTATTTAGTGAAGAATAGATTGCATGCTTCCTGGCGCCCTTTAGTGGCATGTTCTGGTAATGCATGGGGAGTTTTTTTCTTATGCTATACACagagtgtttgctattatctacTGTTTTCAGTATTCACATGGGTTTGGAACCGATCCACAGCTGATATGGGGGTCCCACTATAACCTTTCCATGGAGGGAGTAGCTCGGGAGCAGGGTAACGAGGAAGGCATGGGTCACAGGGTGGTGCTGATGTCCTAAGGAAATGGTGTTCACATGACTTGCTGAAATGGAACCCATCTTTTATACTGAATCTTTTCCATGTTCCTTTTTCTCCTACAGGGCAGGGGGCCGGATGAGCGGCCGGACTCTGGCGCCCCCTGGTTCCCCTCCCTCACAACCCTCGGTCAGGGTCAAATCGGAGTGGATCTCCCCTTCGGACAGCTGTGCCGCCATGGCCCCGAAGCCCGTCTGTGCTTTCCTGCCACCCCTGAGTCATGTCCCCATAGACTTTTCCCCGGGGGGTGATTTTTCTAAATCTTACCTTCATCCATGCTTTCTCTCACAGCCTTTGGTGGAGGAACATCTCAAGGTTCCCACACGTCCGCTGCAACCCACAATACATGACTGGTAAAGAGAGTGGCAACAGacaagacagaaagacagacagtggGACCCCAGTATCCACGGGATCCATATCCACGGATCCTTTtaaccacagtctgaaaatattcaaaggcttaaaaagaaaaaccctagaaataaAGATTTCCAAAGATGAAGTCAGCAAAACTGGCTGCCAGAGGGAACCAGATCCCATACTATGTATAAGTTCCGATATCATattgtttgctataatccacatttttccacatcggcaggtggggggggagctTGAAATTGATTCCTCTTGGATCTGGGGATCCGAATgtattggtattttttttttagtttcatattcatgtgtgtcttctgtgccatcaaatcagaagtgacttattGCAACCTTTCAAGtgaagtgagatatttcaggagtgtttttacccgttccaccccacccacccagtgaGATTCCTTGgccgagcagggattcgaactcggctctcctgagtcccagtccatcactctgtccaccacatcaTACTGGGGAATCCTCCGATTCAAGCCAAAGGTCAAAACAAATGACTTGCAAATGATCTCACCTCCTCTCTTGAGGTTCTCCATCACCGGCTTTCTTCCCATAGGCTTCTGGCAaattgttactgtattttctttggaGAGACCCGTACTCTTCGGTCAAGTGCTCAATGCTTCTGTTGTATAAACCCGGAAGACTGGGGAGGCGGTGGCCAAATTTCCTCCACTCAGTAGCCCACTTTCTCCTGGCTTCTTTTTCCAAGCCTAAGCTCCAGCCGTCAGAGTTAGTAGAAGATCAAACATCTAAGGAAACCAGACATGGCACCATATTTGATTTGGGATTGTTTTGAAGGGTTCGGGGCATTGAGAAAAAAAGGAGCCGGCCCTTGAAACCTTATCCCCGGTGAATGTTCTTTATGCTTTCCTGCTTATGGCAAAGGCGAGTCCCCGGGGGCACtgtgcccccccctttctccatCTCTAAGAAGTTCTCGGCCTCCCTGCCACGTTGCTTGCATATGGTACCTTTTTTCACCCCACTACGATCTTTATTATGGAATTGTGCCCCTCACACACTTGAACTTTAAGGAGCTGCTGCTTCGAGTCCCCACTTCGTGATTGAGGTGGAAGGAAACCCCCGATATGTCCATGGAGACACGAAGGACTCGAAACCATCACCCAGCGTTTAGGCTGTGAAGATGTGGGAGTAAAAAGGAACAAGAAGTCCAAGATTGGCCCCAAGTTGTAAAAACAATGTTTAAGGAGGCCCAGATCCTTAAAAGGGTGAGCTTTCAATTTGCTTGTGGATTTCTCTTTATTGCCACCAGGCGACATGTTCTCTCCTCTTTCATGGGCCCTGCAATGCATGAACCAAGTAGACAGTCCAAGGATGTGGCAAAAAATCTTACTTCCCTGCAGTTAAGGAACTGTGCAAATTAAATAAAGATTTTGTCCcctttttgattatttatttatttatttatttattttatttatatgtcgcccactctacccaaaggtctctgggcggcttacaacaattaaaattcaatacaataaaatataaaatgattaaaatacaattaaaatacgattaaaattgccatcatcaagacccacagttgatgttatttcaattaaaagccttctggattGTCCTCTTTGCTGTAGGAACTCAAATAACTAGGAGCCCAGGATGCCCCTGATCACAATTCTCACCTTGAAATGCTGGCTCTGTTTGTTACTCAGAAGGAAACCATCTGTCTGCTCCCACCACAAACACAAAAGCGTAATTAGATCTTACTAGTTCCCCCCTCCTGCCGCCTACAAAGCTTCCTTTAGAAAATACCTTCACTAATACGGAGGGGAGGGGTCTTACTGTATCACAAAACAACCGTAGGAGCTCCTTATCGACGGGATCAGCATCCACGGATTCCCTGATCCAtggtttaaaaagataaaaccatgTAGGGTGATGGAAAACTCTTGGGAGAGAAGGCGGAGGTTTCAGAGTGCTCTGTCCGTGGTGCTGAACATTTAAAACCAGGAGCTCTGCCCCTGTGTGGCATTTGTAGATTTCAGAGTATTTTCCCCCAAAAGAATTTTTAACAGTTTCCTGCTTTCCTGCCAGCTCAGGGGAATTCTGAGTGCTCAGAGAGGTGGGAAGAATgaattcatttgatttatttatttaaactgtctTTATAccgcctttctccttttaaaagggcccaaggtggcttacatcattaacagacaATACTTAaggctaaaaaaacaaacaccacaattattttttaaaaaaatatttgtatatgtctTGGTTTCGGTGGTTCAATGTTGTCCTTTCAATGTGTCTTTTAAAAGAGTAAGGTGGGGTAAATCTAttttgaatgaatggatggaggaatgaatgaatcaataggtcaatgaatcaatcaatgaatcaatcaatcagcatTTAAATTATCTCAGAAGGCCGATTGATAATAAGAAGAGAGGCAAgctaagaagagaaggagagatacACCTGTAAAAATACCGATGGATAGTCGATTTTCAAATATGGAAATTTGAACCTTTCTGATTTTCTTTCTCCCAGTAAGTTGACAGGGAAATCTTGAACTATTCACTAGTATTAGAACATATTTAAATGTAAGCAGACTCTTCCTCTCCATGTGTATCTTTTGTCACTATTCCAAGATTCTTAGCTTCCCTCTTCACTCCAATTGCTTTTGGTACCACCTGTGAGTTCATatttgctgattcacttatccacagtcttagaaaatatttaaaatattaaaagaaaaatcttagaaatatatttctaaagatgaagtttccagaactggccactagagggaaccatagACCGTGCTATGTCCCATGTCCgctggatcagtatctgctgattcacgtATCCACcgtctgaaaatatgaaaagaaaaatcccataaatatatatttctaacactgaagttaccagaactggccactagagggaggcagagtctAGGCTATCTATAGCATTTGGTATTATATAATAGGGTTTGGTATAATCCgcggttttcagcatctgcggggaaGAGGCTTGGAACCAGTCTCCTGTGAATATGAGGACACTACTCTACTTGCCATGAGAGGAAAAACATACACTTCCCTTGATCAGaacaagtttattttttaaaaaaaacagtagaagAGAAATAAGATCTCGGAACAAGCTTGTTGGGTCTCCTCTGTTCCTTTAGCTTACAGGTGcttgactgctggatagctcaggggtttagggaATCTgattgggagttcgaatccctccttgacaggggctggattggatgatctcgagggtcccttcctgctctgcccttctaagattattcttatcagttgctgtgggtttttcgggctgtttggccgtgttcggaaGGTGGTCCTTCcttacgttttgccagtctctgtggccggcctcttcagaggacaggagtcagaactctgtctgtgctctggcgagcctttgagaatacattattcTTCTTATTTGTCTCTCCGACGTGGTAGCATCAACAGAGGGTCGGTTCTGCTCCAGAAGCATCCTCTCTCTGCGCCTGTCATCAGCGTGGGAACGACAAGCCCACGTTTTCCCCTCCCGGGTCAACTTCCCCAAAAATTATCTGTTGAGCACTGAAGTAGACTCCTAACTCTCGTTAAAGTTTTAgaatctctctcgctctctctttttttagcttGGTTTTTCAAAAGCTCTTCTGCAGCGCCTCACCAAAACCAAGGCTGTCTTGCAGTTCAGACAGTGAGGATAAAGGCCATGGTTTCCCCCCTGCCACATGGGATGGGAAAGACAGGTTGGGGAGTCATTGGGATCCCCCTTGGAACGAAGACGAGACGGCTAGAAGGGGCGGTATTGTGTGGGTCCCGGAGACAGATTTCAACCCAGACCTCTAACTTGGGAGCCAGTGGCGTGCAAACTTGTCTCTCAATAGGCAGCCCCACACGGCAGTGACATCACTGTGGCTTTGGGGAGTGACCTGTGACCCTGTCTGGCTGTCCTGCATAGAAAGGCTGTCGTCTTGCCCTCGAGTTTGGTATTGTCCTCTATTCCCGTcccaccctctttttttcccaGGCTTCGGCTCCCAGACACACACGCagcccccccctctttcccccctcctgcccACCCAAAAGCGTCTCTGATTCACTTGGATTTAGCAACAGGCCAGTGGGAAGCCCGGACATCATTTCTGGGTCCCCGGCAGGACCggctacaaaacaaacaaagctagcaacttttattttaaacaggactggggcggggggggggggaagagatgaaaAAAATTCCCGTTACATGCGCTTGATCTcctattccttttctttccagccCATGCTCGGCAACTCCtcggaaaggaaagaaaggaaaatttggTTTTGGAAGAATAAGAAGGCGCGTCTGCGTTGTTGGAATGAGGGGGAGACACAGGTGAAAGGCAAGTAAGTAGAGAAGGCTGCCCCACCGGATTCTCTGCCGTGCAAAGTTAAAAGAGCTGTCGGTCTCGTTTTCGTGAATCTGGAAAGAGTTGGTCCCTgtgcaggttttaaaaaaaaaaaacatgggcaaaatcagctgttaaaaaaaaagagagagataaatatCCAGTATGAACTAAAAGTGCATTTGTTTAGAAACGGTGTTGGTTTTTCCACCGATTCCAAAATTCTTTAACAACCTTTGGGGGAAAGCCGTTGTGTGCTGCTGTGCAGGAAAAAGTGGGAGAGACattatgaaattttaaaaatgcattaaaataatgaTGGCTACACTTATTTATGGGAGCCAAACTTTGCATTCTTCCAAGAAAGAACTAAGGTTAACTCATGCCATTCTCTGTGTCAGGATTTGAGAGGCATggatgttttctttcatttcttctgtAACGTCACTttgaacacagagagagagctgtCAACCCTAAAAGGTTTCATTCACTTTCTGAGGCGGATAGAGCCGGGCGACGATTTTTGACTTTTTACAGAAAAGAATAAGTggatttatctttctttcttcggAACGGTGGCTTTACGGATGCTTTAAGCCGTCGGAGGAGAAGAAGGTCAGAGGGTTTTCCGGGCTTTGAAGAGGAAAGCAAGGTGATGCTTGTAACATTCTGTTTCTATGATATTGGCTTGCTCAGGTTCCCTTTGCTttaattaattgtgtgtgtgttgttgtttttctgcatgCATGTGAAATTCGATTCTGCCCCTTCCACAGGCTGTATTGATTTGCTGTCTAGGGATAGCGGCAAGAGTCAGGAGCCGGGAGTCCCAAGTCTAAAACAAACTTTTCAACTCGGAAAAAGGGCAGGGGGAATGGGTTCTGAGTCACGATATGAACCCGAGCcaatgaaataaatttaaaaagtggaATTGTTGCTGTGACttgagtccaacttgacagtgggTCCTGTGACTCGGAGTCCCCAGGCCTGTTGCTTTGACACCCCCCACCCTTTTCTTGCActgttttaaaaaccaaaattctGTTGATCGGACTAGAGACCCCACCCCACCTTCTCTCACGATCTGAGTGGCAGCTTAGAAAAAGCCCTTCATAGCATGTGAAGTGAGAGGGCCCCATCCTGTCCGCCTGGATTCAGGGGGGGGAGCATAAGGAGATGAGAAGAATCTCTCCACTTGAGGGAATCCGTTCCTCATCTTGTCCCGGGAGGTGAATCCTATAAATAAGGATGGTTTTAGTTTGTCTAATGCAATCtgaggatacccagtgtggtggcGTAgaggatggagtgatggactctggagacccaggttcgattccccgctcagccacggaaactcactgtgggCGTAGAGTggataaaaccactctttaaatgtctCTGTTGCCTTAAAAACCTGATAAGTTGTTCAAACTCGACAGCCTATATAGGCTGGATAGTTCTTTTtagggtctctggctgcggagacagaggttggaaatttgaaTCTCCCATTGGGCCTTCTCGACCAGGGCTGGACCGGATGATCtctaggggtcccttccagcttggccgTTCTAGAGGATGATGATTGCTTCTGCATAGCTCAGAGGCTTAAGGTCTCTGGCAGCGGCCATCGGCAGAACGCTGGAGGTAGCGCTTCCataggcattccccccccccccggatgcacATTTTTGTCAGCTCAGCCTTTTTGGTGCGCAACCCCAGAGATATTTTGGGAAACAGAGGTGGAGCACCCCTGGGATCAACCGCCATAAAAAATCAACGCTGTGTCTTGCATACGGAGATGTCCTTATTtcaacaaacaagtaaacaaaccagagcttcttaggcatccttcagtctcgagagactatggtcacgtgctctgtatggaggacttggaacagtgtctagtgtggctgaggaggccaattcgagagtgaccatcccttccacactgaggacaaatacaagctgtcccctgtccagctccctgattttgctgcttccgggacagcctctttgccttggcctgctggataagggtctcttcaaattgggagaggctgtgatgcaccgcctgcctccaggctgaacgctcagaggtcagagtttcccatatgttgaggtccattcttaaggccttcagatcccacttgcagatatccttgtatcgcagctgtggtctccctctggggcgatttccctgcactaattctccatacaggagatcctttggaatccgaccatcagccattcccacAACATgaccaagccaacatagatgtcgctgtttcagtaatgtatacatgctgaaaattccagctcgttcttggactgctctgtttggaactttgtcctgccaggtgataccgaaaatccgtcggaggcaatgcatatggaaggtgttcagcttcctctcctgccgtgcacaaagggtccaggactcactgcaggacaggagtgtgctcaggacacaggctctatagacctggatcttggtctatatgctgtcagcttcttattgagccatagtCTAGACAACATGAtacctgctttgccaatgcgtttatctagctcgacatctagagacagtgtgtcagagatcgttgagccaaggtacacaaagtcatgaacagcctccaattcttgcgtggagatggtaatagagggaggtgagtccacaccctgggccatgacttgtgttttcttcagcctgAAACCAGAGCACCTAGTGAGGTAACAGGGAGAGGACGCGAGATGCAGGAATCGAAGTTGGTCTTCAGCCACGCCGGGAATACAACGCGCGGCTCAgatcccacccaccctctctctctattccaggagcttgtttttaataaagaaaagcttgtttttaatagagatttcgaacctggggccggggactcaggacccaagacttgccaacctaaaatgaacaaaatgaatcatcatcatcatcatcacaacctCCCAGGGAGGTTAAAGGAAAACAGAGGCTCCCGGGAACTAACCAGAGAAACACATGGGTGTTTTCATGGCAAgcttttatttgatttaaatagtCCTGTGCTTCTTCGTGTCGTTCTTTGGAgggtctttctcccccccccttctcctggtTCATGGACACaaagggatttttccccctccctgtgtGAAGACATGACTAAAGAGTAAAGGCCTTCCAATGCCCACCTGCCAGATAAGAGCATCAAAATACAGCTAGTGCACACGTCGTTTTTTTCAAGGGTCGGTTTTTCTCTTTGGTTATCTAGCTGTATGAGTGAATATGATTTCATAAAGCTAGAGAACCGAATGTATAAACCCATCTACTGCTCAACAGCGCACCGTGCGTTTCTGTCATATTCTCCCCTCCCACCCGTGTGCATAACAGCAGGTCTGGATGTGAAAATCCCATGTTTCCGTTTTCAAAAACCTCATTTCTCTCTTGAGCAGGTCACCCAactgtaaaataattttttaaaaaaagttatttctctCCCGACTCTAAAGAACTTGGTGaattataaaaatatgaaaaccaaactaaagtgtccccccccttttcttcttcttttttagtcAAAATTGAGAGGCGCGGCTGTTCCTGGGATGCAGAGCAGGACCTCCTTATCCGCAGGATCGGTATCCACGGATCCACTGATCCACGGCCTCAAAATATTAAAGAGGttaagagggggggaaaacacctTTAGAAATGGATATTTCTAGTGATGTCACTACcaaactggctactagagggagccagagaccttgCGGGGGGGATAGCATTTGTTAGAGAAATAAATATATGTCTTttatgtcattaccagaactggccactggaggcaTCTGAACTTCTTTCCAGAAAAGGTTGCCATGGTCGACGGTACTGAAAGCAGCTGCCACATGAGCCTTCAAATTGCACATTAAAATAGCGTTTGCTATAATCTGAGCTTTTTAAGCATCcgctggaggggggggagcatTGGAACTGATCCCTCGTGGATACGGGGGTCCTCTTGTACTCCCTGTTTCTCACAATGTGGCAGAGGGATTCTGAGATTCTGTATTTCATGAGTTTTATAGTTTCTCGGTCTTTATTCTtctgcctggtgtttctgaatcatcatcatcatcatcttagaactgctgagctggaagagaccGTCTGGATCATTGTGAAAGGGGGCGACTAGGATCCAGATTGCACTTCTGCAGGACAAGGGAAAATGCCGGGAAGTCTTGAAACATGCATGGTGAACCAGGAAACTTTGGGTTAATTTAAATTAACCATTTCCCAGCCCCTGAATGCAGTTTCCATTGTTTGGTGGGAAGATACGGGGCAgggacttctcagtggctgctcctagacggtggaactccctcccactggaggccagacaaTCACTATTTGCTAGAAAAATACATTCCCACCATGTCATTACtataactggccactagagggaaacagagaccctatacagtggggtctctacttaagaacttaatccgtattggaaggtggttctcaagttgaaaagttcttatgttgaatctgcatttcccataggaatgcattgaaaaccatttaatctgtatctgctcttttccgtccatagaaactacagtggaacctctacttaagaacttgatccgttttggaatggtgttcttaagttgaaacgttcttaagttgaagcaaaatttcccataggaatggactgaaaac includes the following:
- the MEF2B gene encoding myocyte-specific enhancer factor 2B → MKKAYELSVLCDCEIALIIFNSTNRLFQYASTDMDKVLLKYTEYNEPHESRTNSDILETLKRKGVGLEGLGADVGGASGPPGYPRQLGESAGLRLAPPKLRPATSSSHLEGPPTETPLSGAKQWASSPGNAPLPQAFPPALPKPYGRVSRLSQATGIRGPIVPHSQLSHMVLSKTPPPLHGEANHRWMEGPRSCAGSIRGPDGSAPSGLQGRSSVLLTRSSCLPGHSLPGDSFLSSGPAEFAPEESRSPASGMQAKPTALWEPRDKVMITLQALGAGGRMSGRTLAPPGSPPSQPSVRVKSEWISPSDSCAAMAPKPVCAFLPPLSHVPIDFSPGGDFSKSYLHPCFLSQPLVEEHLKVPTRPLQPTIHDW